The Thermotoga sp. SG1 genome includes a window with the following:
- a CDS encoding ammonium transporter, giving the protein MRRKLLFLMLAFVLLSLGFAQSSSVDVEWSLDMVWLLVSAALVFFMQAGFAMVESGFTRAKNTVNIVMKNLMDFSIGSVIYFLFGYWVMFGTHPLTFDPSTKEGLWEFAMWMFQMAFAGTAATIVSGAMAERTKFSAYLAYTGFITGIIYSVVGRWTWGGGWLAQRGFIDFAGSTVVHSVGGWAAMIGAALLGPRFGKYDSQGNPRPIPGHNIPLAALGTFILWFGWFGFNGGSTLAGTNGAIGMIILNTNLAAAAGALTAMITVWMRYGKPDASMTMNGALAGLVAITAPCAVVSPVSSLIIGAIGGVVVVFAVEFFDKILKIDDPVGAISVHGVNGAWGTLAVGLFAESKYALASGMGDVKGLFFGGGVHQLGVQFLGVISVFAWTIVTSFLVFWFIKKTIGLRVDRDTELKGLDIDEHGMEGYADFEIFTTR; this is encoded by the coding sequence ATGCGGAGGAAGTTACTCTTTTTGATGCTCGCCTTTGTTCTGCTCTCCCTCGGTTTCGCTCAGAGCAGCAGCGTGGATGTTGAATGGTCCCTGGATATGGTCTGGCTTCTTGTTTCTGCAGCACTGGTCTTCTTCATGCAGGCAGGTTTCGCCATGGTGGAGTCAGGTTTCACTCGTGCAAAGAACACAGTGAACATCGTCATGAAGAACCTCATGGATTTTTCGATCGGATCTGTGATCTACTTCTTGTTCGGCTACTGGGTCATGTTCGGCACACATCCTCTCACTTTCGATCCTTCCACGAAAGAGGGCTTGTGGGAATTTGCCATGTGGATGTTTCAAATGGCCTTTGCTGGAACGGCAGCAACGATCGTGTCGGGGGCGATGGCGGAGCGCACCAAATTTTCCGCATACCTTGCCTACACGGGTTTCATAACGGGTATCATCTACTCGGTCGTTGGAAGGTGGACATGGGGTGGTGGATGGCTCGCCCAGAGAGGCTTCATCGATTTTGCGGGTTCCACCGTTGTTCACTCTGTTGGTGGCTGGGCTGCCATGATAGGTGCTGCCCTTCTTGGTCCCAGGTTTGGAAAGTACGACAGTCAGGGAAATCCCAGGCCCATTCCTGGCCACAACATTCCCCTTGCGGCACTCGGAACCTTCATCCTTTGGTTTGGATGGTTCGGGTTCAACGGAGGAAGCACCCTTGCCGGAACAAACGGTGCAATAGGAATGATCATACTGAACACCAACCTCGCCGCTGCCGCCGGGGCACTCACTGCGATGATCACCGTGTGGATGAGGTATGGCAAACCAGATGCGAGTATGACGATGAACGGTGCCCTGGCTGGTCTTGTTGCCATCACCGCACCGTGTGCTGTGGTGTCTCCCGTGAGTTCACTGATCATAGGAGCGATCGGTGGTGTGGTAGTTGTCTTTGCAGTTGAATTCTTTGACAAGATTTTGAAGATCGATGATCCCGTTGGTGCCATATCTGTTCACGGTGTCAACGGTGCCTGGGGAACGCTCGCCGTGGGGCTTTTTGCGGAGAGTAAGTATGCTCTCGCAAGTGGAATGGGGGATGTGAAGGGTCTCTTCTTCGGTGGAGGAGTACACCAACTTGGAGTACAGTTTCTGGGAGTTATCAGTGTGTTCGCCTGGACGATTGTGACCAGTTTCCTCGTGTTCTGGTTCATCAAAAAGACCATCGGTTTGAGGGTGGACAGAGACACAGAACTGAAGGGGCTGGACATAGACGAACACGGTATGGAAGGGTACGCCGACTTTGAAATCTTCACCACAAGATGA
- a CDS encoding glutamate synthase-related protein — protein MAKRKVPAEFVVERDDYKCIRCLACVRVCSYGANYYDENANKVYTENYKCVGCHFCEAICPTEAITVRRNNFDIRPLAHWTPEHLIGIMKQADTGGVLLTSMGNDRPYFSYFDRIVLNASQVTNPSIDPLREPMEIRTYIGRKEARLEIEEDSDGNVALKTEIAPQLKLEVPVMFTAMSYGSISLNALLSLARAARTIGTFFNTGEGGLPKELREFKDNMIVQVASGRFGVSADYLNAGSAVEIKIGQGAKPGIGGHLPGEKVTEPISETRMIPVGTDALSPAPHHDIYSIEDLRQLIYAIKEATRYEKPVGVKIAAVHNVAPIAAGMVRAGADYIVIDGIRGGTGAAPKVTRDHVGIPIEFAIAVVDQRLREEGIRHMASIVVAGGIRNSADVIKAIALGADAVYIGTAALVALGCHLCQTCYLGKCNWGIATQDPKLTKRLNPEIGARRAANLLRAWAHEIKEILGGMGINAIESLRGNREALRGVGLHEYELKLLGIKPAGEAW, from the coding sequence ATGGCTAAGAGGAAAGTACCAGCGGAATTTGTGGTGGAACGTGATGATTATAAATGTATAAGGTGTCTTGCCTGTGTCAGAGTGTGCTCATATGGAGCAAATTATTACGATGAAAATGCCAACAAAGTTTACACGGAAAATTACAAATGTGTTGGATGTCACTTCTGTGAAGCCATTTGTCCAACTGAAGCCATAACGGTTCGAAGGAACAATTTCGACATCAGACCCCTTGCACACTGGACCCCTGAACACCTTATAGGCATCATGAAGCAAGCAGACACCGGTGGAGTTTTACTCACCAGCATGGGAAACGATCGTCCTTACTTCAGCTACTTTGATAGGATCGTTCTCAACGCAAGTCAGGTGACAAATCCATCGATAGATCCTCTCAGAGAACCGATGGAGATCAGAACCTACATAGGAAGAAAAGAGGCAAGACTGGAAATAGAAGAAGATTCAGATGGAAACGTAGCTCTCAAAACAGAGATAGCCCCCCAGTTGAAACTAGAAGTTCCCGTCATGTTCACCGCTATGTCCTACGGTTCGATCAGTTTGAACGCCCTTCTGTCTCTGGCGAGGGCAGCAAGAACAATTGGAACCTTCTTCAACACAGGTGAAGGAGGCCTCCCAAAAGAGCTCAGAGAGTTCAAGGACAACATGATCGTTCAAGTTGCCTCCGGGCGTTTCGGTGTGAGTGCAGATTATCTGAACGCAGGATCGGCCGTCGAGATAAAGATAGGACAGGGTGCAAAACCAGGTATCGGAGGGCACCTTCCTGGTGAAAAGGTCACAGAACCCATTTCTGAAACCAGGATGATTCCCGTTGGAACCGATGCTCTATCTCCCGCCCCACACCACGATATCTACTCCATAGAAGATCTCAGACAGCTTATCTACGCCATAAAAGAAGCCACAAGGTACGAAAAGCCGGTCGGAGTCAAGATTGCAGCGGTGCACAACGTGGCTCCCATAGCAGCCGGTATGGTCAGAGCAGGGGCAGACTACATCGTGATAGACGGTATCAGAGGGGGAACAGGTGCTGCTCCCAAGGTGACAAGAGACCACGTAGGAATTCCCATAGAATTTGCCATCGCTGTGGTTGACCAGAGGCTCAGAGAAGAGGGTATAAGACACATGGCATCGATCGTTGTGGCAGGAGGTATCAGGAACAGTGCGGACGTTATAAAAGCAATCGCACTTGGAGCGGACGCGGTCTACATAGGAACAGCGGCACTGGTTGCTCTTGGTTGTCATCTATGTCAGACGTGTTACCTTGGAAAGTGTAACTGGGGTATAGCCACTCAGGATCCAAAGCTCACAAAGAGACTCAACCCGGAGATAGGAGCAAGGAGGGCAGCAAACCTCCTGAGGGCCTGGGCTCACGAGATAAAAGAGATCCTCGGTGGAATGGGAATCAACGCCATAGAGTCCCTCAGGGGTAACAGGGAGGCACTCAGGGGAGTTGGACTTCACGAATACGAATTGAAACTCCTAGGAATCAAACCCGCGGGAGAGGCGTGGTGA
- a CDS encoding thymidine kinase: protein MSGKLTVITGPMYSGKTTELLSFVEIYRLGRKKVAVFKPKIDNRYHSTKIVSHSGDGVDAFVVERPEEMWKYIDEETKGVFVDEVQFFNIDLFNVVKDLLNRGIDVFCAGLDLTHKQNPFETTAMLLSLADTVIKKKAVCQKCGEYSATLTLKIAGGEEEIDVGGQEKYIAVCRDCFNALKR from the coding sequence GTGTCCGGAAAACTCACCGTGATCACAGGGCCAATGTACTCTGGAAAAACAACAGAACTTCTCTCTTTCGTGGAAATATACAGGCTGGGAAGAAAAAAGGTTGCGGTTTTCAAACCAAAAATCGACAACCGGTACCACTCAACGAAGATCGTATCCCATTCTGGTGATGGTGTGGACGCGTTTGTTGTAGAACGACCAGAGGAGATGTGGAAATACATCGACGAAGAAACAAAAGGAGTGTTTGTGGACGAGGTTCAGTTTTTCAATATCGACTTGTTCAACGTGGTAAAAGATCTTCTGAACAGAGGAATAGACGTCTTCTGTGCGGGCCTCGATCTCACCCACAAACAGAATCCGTTCGAAACTACGGCCATGCTTTTGAGCCTTGCGGACACCGTGATAAAGAAGAAGGCAGTCTGTCAAAAATGCGGTGAGTACAGCGCCACACTCACACTGAAAATAGCCGGTGGTGAAGAAGAGATCGATGTCGGCGGCCAGGAGAAATACATAGCAGTCTGCAGGGATTGTTTCAACGCTCTCAAAAGATGA
- a CDS encoding 2-oxoacid:ferredoxin oxidoreductase subunit beta: MKTRRLVSYLRPGRWPSVWCPGCGNGIVLRAFLEAVDALSLPKEKVAVVSGIGCSSRATGYLDFNTLHTLHGRAIAFATGVKLAKPDFEVVVMGGDGDLLSIGGNHFIHACRRNIDITVIVFNNMIYGMTGGQVSSTTPIYHQTSTTPMGSFVEPLDVVELALSAGATFVARSTVYHYDHLVEILKKALRHRGISVVDVLTNCHTYFGRYNGMPEPYQMMEYFKNNTCFLERSEEGKIRIGIFRDEEKEDFLTVYKRLTRREGAME; encoded by the coding sequence GTGAAAACCAGAAGGCTCGTTTCCTATCTGAGACCCGGCAGATGGCCCAGTGTCTGGTGTCCGGGTTGTGGAAACGGAATCGTTCTGAGAGCGTTCCTCGAAGCGGTCGACGCTCTTTCTCTTCCAAAAGAAAAAGTTGCTGTCGTCTCAGGGATCGGATGTTCTTCCAGGGCAACAGGGTATCTCGATTTCAATACATTGCACACCCTCCACGGAAGAGCAATCGCGTTCGCAACCGGGGTGAAACTGGCAAAACCAGATTTTGAAGTGGTGGTCATGGGAGGAGACGGGGATTTACTGTCTATAGGGGGAAACCATTTCATCCATGCTTGCAGAAGGAACATAGACATAACCGTCATCGTCTTCAACAACATGATCTACGGTATGACAGGAGGACAGGTTTCCTCCACTACTCCTATCTATCATCAGACCTCTACTACACCAATGGGATCGTTTGTGGAACCGCTCGATGTGGTTGAGTTGGCCCTTTCAGCTGGGGCCACTTTTGTTGCAAGAAGCACCGTGTACCATTACGATCATCTCGTGGAGATACTGAAGAAAGCTCTCAGACATAGAGGAATATCTGTGGTCGATGTTTTGACGAATTGTCATACTTACTTTGGAAGGTACAACGGCATGCCAGAGCCTTATCAGATGATGGAATATTTCAAGAACAATACCTGCTTCCTTGAGCGATCTGAGGAAGGTAAAATAAGAATAGGAATCTTCAGGGATGAAGAGAAAGAGGATTTTCTAACCGTTTACAAGCGATTGACGAGGCGAGAGGGTGCGATGGAATGA
- a CDS encoding metalloregulator ArsR/SmtB family transcription factor, whose product MKEKNEKISEDFCELCQLTEEARFFLKSTPLEEETVYALAELFKTLSDPTRVKILYVLKDSEYCVHDIAKILGMSPSAVSHQLRILRDKRLVKRRRSGKSAYYSLDDDHVLCLFIQGLQHVMEEK is encoded by the coding sequence ATGAAAGAGAAAAATGAAAAAATTTCGGAAGATTTTTGTGAGTTGTGTCAATTAACGGAAGAAGCAAGATTTTTTCTTAAAAGTACCCCTCTTGAAGAAGAAACGGTGTATGCCTTGGCGGAGCTATTTAAAACTCTTTCAGATCCTACTCGGGTAAAAATACTTTATGTTTTAAAGGATTCAGAGTATTGTGTGCACGATATCGCAAAAATTCTCGGAATGAGTCCTTCGGCCGTTTCACACCAGCTCAGGATCCTCCGAGACAAACGTTTGGTTAAACGAAGACGATCAGGAAAGTCTGCTTATTATTCGCTCGATGATGATCATGTCCTTTGTCTTTTCATTCAAGGACTTCAACATGTGATGGAGGAAAAATGA
- a CDS encoding P-II family nitrogen regulator has product MKLIMAVVQPHRLPDVKKALFDAQVHKMTVMNVLGCGQQKGYTETYRGEIEEVNLLKKVMLLIAVNEDFVEPTIEAIQKGARTGNIGDGKIFVLDLLDCIRIRTGERGREAIG; this is encoded by the coding sequence ATGAAACTGATCATGGCCGTTGTACAGCCTCACAGGTTACCGGACGTGAAAAAGGCACTCTTCGACGCTCAGGTTCACAAGATGACCGTGATGAACGTTCTTGGATGTGGGCAGCAGAAAGGCTACACAGAGACATACAGAGGTGAAATAGAAGAAGTGAACCTTCTCAAGAAAGTGATGCTTCTCATAGCGGTCAACGAAGATTTTGTTGAACCAACCATTGAAGCGATTCAAAAGGGGGCAAGAACGGGAAACATAGGAGACGGGAAGATTTTCGTTCTGGACCTTCTGGACTGTATCAGAATCAGAACGGGGGAGAGAGGACGGGAGGCCATAGGGTAG
- a CDS encoding response regulator transcription factor, with protein MRVLLVEDEKDLADLIAEALKREIFTVDVCYDGEEGMYMALNEEFDVVILDIMLPVHDGWEILKAMREKGIDTPVLMLTALSDVEYRVKGLNMGADDYLPKPFDLRELIARVKALIRRKAENKNVKLVCGDLILDTAARKVFRGGKEIDLTKKEYQILEYLMMNKNRVVTKEELQEHLWSFDDTVFSDTLRSHIKNLRKKIDKGFKRKIIHTVRGIGYVVRDE; from the coding sequence ATGAGAGTTCTCCTTGTGGAAGACGAAAAAGATCTCGCTGATTTGATCGCCGAAGCATTGAAAAGGGAGATATTCACCGTTGATGTCTGCTACGACGGTGAAGAGGGAATGTATATGGCTTTGAACGAAGAGTTCGATGTGGTGATTTTGGACATCATGCTTCCTGTTCATGATGGTTGGGAGATTTTAAAGGCCATGAGAGAAAAAGGCATCGATACGCCTGTTTTGATGCTCACAGCGCTTTCAGATGTGGAATATCGGGTGAAAGGTCTCAACATGGGAGCCGATGATTATCTTCCAAAACCTTTCGATCTCAGAGAACTCATTGCCCGGGTGAAAGCCTTGATCAGAAGAAAAGCAGAGAACAAAAATGTCAAACTAGTTTGTGGGGACTTGATTCTGGACACTGCTGCCAGGAAAGTTTTCAGGGGAGGAAAAGAGATCGATCTTACGAAAAAGGAATATCAGATACTGGAGTATCTCATGATGAACAAAAACAGGGTGGTTACAAAGGAGGAACTGCAGGAACATCTCTGGAGTTTCGATGACACCGTCTTTTCTGATACACTCAGAAGTCACATAAAGAACCTGAGAAAAAAGATCGATAAGGGTTTCAAAAGAAAAATTATCCACACTGTGAGGGGAATTGGTTATGTCGTCCGTGATGAATGA
- a CDS encoding heavy metal translocating P-type ATPase: MKPGEKIPLDGKVVDGHSVIDTSVLTGESIPCEVRQGDTVLSGSINMHGVITLQVTKDFSHSTVSKIIELVENASSRKARVERFITKFSRYYSPFVVFSALAIAVFPPLVIPGAKMTTWVYRALVFLVISCPCALVLSVPLTFFSAIGKAARQGILVKGGNYLDALNTVKVIALDKTGTLTKGVFKVIKMVSKNGFEEKEVLETAAYAEFFSNHPVAKAILEKYNGAIDSSKIEDFHESPGFGVTARIESKEVLVGNYKLMKKSGVEIEKVEDTGIITFVAINRKLAGYIVVSDEIKEDARETIETLKKRNIKVVMLTGDREEVARKVADELGIEEFFSELLPHEKLEKIESLLKKNGWKTRVCW, encoded by the coding sequence GTGAAACCTGGTGAGAAAATACCTCTTGACGGAAAAGTGGTTGATGGACATTCGGTGATCGATACGTCAGTTCTCACCGGTGAATCCATTCCATGTGAAGTGAGACAAGGAGATACCGTTTTAAGCGGTTCTATCAACATGCATGGTGTTATCACTTTACAGGTAACCAAAGATTTCTCCCATTCTACAGTATCCAAAATTATCGAACTGGTTGAAAATGCTTCCTCCAGAAAAGCACGCGTAGAGCGCTTTATAACCAAATTTTCACGTTACTACTCTCCTTTCGTAGTTTTCTCAGCACTTGCCATCGCAGTGTTCCCACCCCTGGTCATTCCTGGGGCAAAAATGACTACATGGGTATACAGAGCTCTCGTTTTTCTCGTGATCTCTTGCCCTTGCGCACTGGTTCTATCTGTCCCTCTTACATTCTTCAGCGCAATAGGAAAAGCTGCTCGTCAGGGAATTTTGGTCAAAGGAGGAAACTACCTTGATGCTCTTAATACTGTGAAAGTGATTGCTCTTGATAAAACAGGTACTTTGACTAAAGGTGTTTTCAAGGTAATAAAAATGGTCTCCAAAAATGGTTTTGAAGAGAAAGAAGTTCTAGAAACAGCAGCGTATGCAGAGTTTTTCTCAAACCATCCAGTTGCCAAGGCAATACTTGAAAAATACAATGGTGCTATCGACAGTTCAAAAATTGAAGATTTTCACGAATCACCAGGTTTTGGTGTAACAGCCAGAATCGAATCTAAAGAGGTGCTGGTGGGCAACTATAAGTTAATGAAAAAATCTGGTGTAGAAATTGAAAAGGTTGAAGACACTGGCATAATCACTTTTGTTGCTATAAACAGGAAGTTGGCAGGCTACATAGTAGTATCCGACGAAATAAAAGAAGATGCCAGAGAAACTATAGAAACTCTGAAAAAACGCAACATAAAAGTTGTTATGTTGACTGGTGATAGAGAAGAGGTAGCCAGAAAAGTAGCAGATGAACTTGGAATAGAAGAGTTTTTCAGTGAACTTCTTCCTCACGAGAAATTAGAAAAAATAGAGAGTCTGTTGAAAAAAAACGGATGGAAAACTCGCGTTTGTTGGTGA
- a CDS encoding HAMP domain-containing sensor histidine kinase yields the protein MSSVMNEKKAFRKTHLTWTLIFTLSIVFVVAVVAGAVFMVEKNRITRQFDGDLVRTAEFIERRLSAPGMMGMLRMMKGMPPLFVPRGEAFQLLLSSGEVFLEVGEKLDTPEVPVKGGFSTEGNYRVFTKKIDIGDSTIFLRVGKDISDLVERSRRLLSMYLLLIVLTAGGAWIFGYFISKMALLPVKNAYDSLKRFSIDASHELKTPLSVLKTSLDVLKYQENVPEEVKSKLSIMEKNVEKMKKQVEQLLLLVKSGEMFKDAVKERINLKVFLEELTETFAPKAEAKNLKLKVECPDDLFVETEKDVLRVVLENLIDNAIKFTEKGEVIVGAFSDGRVTIYVKDTGPGIPKKEQKKIFERFYRLSRNTEGSGLGLSIVKELTARLKAKIVLESEEGKGSTFKIIF from the coding sequence ATGTCGTCCGTGATGAATGAGAAGAAGGCTTTCAGAAAAACTCACCTCACATGGACTCTCATTTTCACGCTTTCCATCGTTTTTGTTGTTGCGGTGGTCGCGGGGGCCGTTTTCATGGTTGAAAAGAACAGAATCACCAGACAGTTCGATGGTGATCTTGTGAGAACCGCTGAGTTCATCGAAAGAAGACTCAGCGCTCCAGGAATGATGGGAATGCTTCGCATGATGAAAGGAATGCCTCCTCTTTTTGTCCCACGGGGTGAGGCCTTTCAACTTCTTCTCTCATCAGGTGAGGTGTTTCTGGAAGTTGGTGAGAAACTCGACACTCCTGAAGTGCCTGTAAAGGGGGGATTTTCCACAGAGGGAAACTACAGGGTATTCACAAAGAAGATCGACATTGGAGATTCCACCATATTTCTGAGAGTGGGAAAGGATATATCTGATCTTGTAGAGCGTAGCAGGAGGCTTTTGTCCATGTATCTTCTTTTGATCGTTCTCACGGCTGGAGGTGCTTGGATATTCGGATATTTCATTTCAAAAATGGCGCTTCTTCCTGTGAAAAATGCGTACGATAGTTTGAAAAGGTTCTCAATAGATGCTTCGCACGAGTTGAAAACACCACTCTCTGTTTTGAAAACCAGTCTTGATGTACTGAAATACCAGGAGAACGTACCTGAAGAGGTGAAAAGTAAACTTTCAATTATGGAAAAGAACGTGGAGAAGATGAAAAAACAGGTTGAGCAACTCCTTCTTCTTGTAAAAAGCGGTGAGATGTTCAAAGACGCTGTGAAGGAAAGAATAAACCTGAAGGTGTTTCTGGAAGAACTGACAGAGACATTTGCACCGAAGGCAGAAGCGAAGAATTTGAAACTGAAAGTCGAGTGCCCGGATGACCTTTTTGTGGAGACGGAGAAAGATGTCCTGAGGGTTGTCCTGGAAAACTTGATAGACAACGCTATAAAATTCACAGAAAAAGGGGAAGTAATCGTCGGTGCCTTCAGTGACGGTAGAGTAACAATATACGTGAAGGACACGGGACCTGGCATTCCGAAGAAGGAGCAGAAAAAGATCTTTGAAAGATTCTACAGACTTTCACGAAACACAGAAGGATCGGGCCTTGGCCTTTCTATAGTGAAAGAACTCACCGCAAGGTTGAAGGCAAAAATAGTTCTAGAGAGCGAAGAAGGAAAGGGTAGCACTTTCAAGATCATCTTTTGA
- a CDS encoding heavy-metal-associated domain-containing protein, with protein MYNEKIHGENSEEFLLKGLNCPKCAARIQKEVSNLPGIKSVNLDFATGKLKISGYDVDVKQIEKIVKNIEPSVKVQRETKDPKESNELSTQRPFIVGALMFIFSITVFEFKLFDFPEWFRAVIYILSYLFTGWEILRAAIVNITKGQIFDENFLMTVATVGALFIKQFPEAVSVMIFYKIGEMLQEKAVDRSRRSIEKLMDIKPEYANLKVWKYNKTSSSK; from the coding sequence GTGTACAACGAAAAAATTCACGGAGAAAATAGTGAAGAATTTCTTCTTAAAGGTTTAAACTGCCCAAAATGTGCCGCCAGAATCCAGAAGGAAGTATCAAACCTTCCGGGAATTAAATCTGTGAATCTAGATTTTGCAACCGGTAAACTGAAGATATCTGGCTACGATGTGGATGTTAAGCAAATAGAAAAAATCGTGAAAAATATAGAACCAAGCGTGAAAGTTCAAAGAGAAACAAAAGATCCCAAAGAATCTAATGAGCTTTCAACTCAAAGACCTTTCATTGTAGGAGCTCTCATGTTCATATTTTCGATCACAGTATTTGAATTTAAACTCTTCGATTTTCCTGAATGGTTTCGAGCAGTTATCTACATTCTCAGTTATTTATTCACGGGTTGGGAAATTTTGAGAGCAGCAATTGTGAACATCACCAAAGGTCAAATCTTTGACGAAAACTTCTTAATGACAGTGGCTACTGTTGGAGCTCTTTTCATAAAACAGTTTCCAGAAGCAGTTTCCGTCATGATCTTTTACAAAATAGGAGAAATGCTTCAAGAAAAAGCAGTTGATAGATCTCGCAGATCCATAGAAAAGTTGATGGATATAAAACCAGAGTATGCCAATTTGAAAGTTTGGAAATACAACAAAACGAGTTCATCCAAGTGA
- a CDS encoding cytidine/deoxycytidylate deaminase family protein, translating into MTSGTEIILQRAGACKALAFTVIQSHKGERVGRLEEYLNNLKVEKKPDDRESWDSYFMRIARMVSERSTCFHRKVGAVIVKDHRILATGYNQPPSKFPHCNEVGCIRDDLGINSGEHQEICYALHAEQNALMQAAKFGIAVNGATIYVTHKPCSICARLLVNAGIKRVVYEKDYPDPLTDFFFKFTGVESVRFEGDQR; encoded by the coding sequence ATGACGTCCGGGACTGAAATTATACTACAGAGAGCGGGGGCATGTAAAGCCCTCGCTTTTACTGTGATACAATCTCATAAGGGTGAGCGTGTGGGCAGACTGGAAGAGTACCTGAACAACCTGAAAGTAGAGAAAAAGCCCGACGATAGAGAATCCTGGGACTCTTACTTCATGAGAATCGCCAGGATGGTCAGCGAAAGATCCACGTGCTTCCACAGAAAAGTGGGAGCTGTGATCGTGAAAGACCATCGAATCCTCGCCACTGGATACAATCAACCTCCCTCGAAATTCCCTCACTGCAACGAAGTGGGATGTATTCGTGATGATCTTGGAATAAATTCCGGAGAACATCAGGAGATATGCTACGCACTCCACGCAGAGCAAAACGCCCTCATGCAGGCTGCAAAGTTTGGAATTGCTGTAAACGGTGCCACCATCTATGTGACGCACAAGCCTTGTTCCATCTGTGCAAGGCTTCTTGTGAATGCTGGAATAAAGCGTGTAGTCTATGAAAAAGACTACCCGGACCCTCTGACGGATTTCTTCTTCAAATTCACGGGTGTGGAAAGTGTTCGCTTCGAAGGTGATCAGAGGTGA
- a CDS encoding glutamine amidotransferase family protein, with amino-acid sequence MPYDLPRLIPDRDFKVPSACGVSGIMNTSGKRFSGSTIVETMVLMRERGNGLGAGYAAYGIYPELKDFYCFHMLYDSDMDKKNAEEYIKSHYEIIESEPIPTRKNPHIKEVHILWRYFLKPKGIPEGATEEDFVVDTVMFINEKIKGAFVMSSGKNMGVFKGVGFPEDIADFYRIDEYKGYIWTAHNRFPTNTVGWWGGAHPFGILDWTVVHNGEISSYGINRRFLEAYGYKCTLMTDTEVVAYLVDLFMRRFGYSPRITAKILAAPLWKDIDLMPEEERKLYTALRMNYGGALLNGPFAIIVANNNMMMGLNDRIKLRPLVAATKDDFLYIASEESAIRAVCPDPDEVWAPKAGEPVVGVLKSAEKVRVALEGENG; translated from the coding sequence TTGCCCTATGACCTCCCCCGTTTGATACCCGACAGGGATTTTAAGGTTCCATCCGCGTGTGGTGTCTCTGGAATAATGAACACATCTGGAAAAAGATTCAGCGGAAGCACAATAGTTGAAACAATGGTTTTAATGCGCGAAAGAGGAAACGGCCTTGGAGCAGGTTATGCTGCCTACGGCATATATCCTGAGCTCAAAGATTTTTACTGCTTTCACATGCTCTACGACAGTGATATGGACAAGAAAAACGCAGAAGAGTACATAAAATCCCACTACGAAATCATCGAAAGCGAACCCATTCCCACCAGAAAGAACCCCCATATCAAAGAAGTTCACATCCTCTGGCGATACTTCTTGAAACCAAAGGGTATACCAGAGGGCGCCACCGAAGAAGATTTTGTTGTTGATACGGTTATGTTCATAAACGAAAAGATCAAAGGCGCCTTTGTGATGTCCAGTGGTAAGAACATGGGAGTCTTCAAAGGTGTTGGTTTCCCTGAAGACATAGCTGACTTTTACAGGATAGACGAGTACAAGGGTTACATCTGGACAGCACACAACAGATTTCCAACGAACACCGTCGGTTGGTGGGGTGGGGCCCATCCTTTCGGAATTCTCGACTGGACAGTTGTTCACAACGGAGAGATCTCGTCCTATGGTATAAACAGAAGATTTCTGGAAGCATACGGCTACAAGTGTACTCTCATGACGGATACCGAAGTTGTGGCCTATCTTGTGGATCTGTTCATGAGAAGATTTGGATACAGTCCAAGAATCACCGCTAAAATACTCGCTGCCCCTCTGTGGAAAGACATAGATCTCATGCCAGAAGAAGAAAGAAAACTCTACACCGCTTTGAGGATGAATTACGGTGGAGCACTCCTCAACGGTCCCTTTGCTATTATTGTGGCAAACAACAACATGATGATGGGACTGAACGACAGAATAAAACTCAGACCCCTTGTAGCTGCTACAAAAGATGATTTCCTCTATATAGCCTCCGAGGAGTCTGCCATAAGGGCTGTTTGTCCCGATCCAGACGAGGTATGGGCTCCCAAGGCGGGAGAACCCGTTGTGGGAGTTCTGAAATCCGCCGAAAAAGTCCGGGTGGCATTGGAGGGAGAAAATGGCTAA